A genomic segment from Micropterus dolomieu isolate WLL.071019.BEF.003 ecotype Adirondacks linkage group LG03, ASM2129224v1, whole genome shotgun sequence encodes:
- the si:ch73-86n18.1 gene encoding LOW QUALITY PROTEIN: hepatic lectin (The sequence of the model RefSeq protein was modified relative to this genomic sequence to represent the inferred CDS: inserted 2 bases in 1 codon; deleted 1 base in 1 codon; substituted 3 bases at 3 genomic stop codons), which produces MAGITAIEERGNYSSLQDFTDQLTPGGNRPFLEHTATVCSQGLKRGIGCLRSQAALLMVIGFLASIYANVVLTVLLIGMLLPGASLDSSSLGLNFTSVQRRNIQLCDDNAALGQSCSKTVKQCRDCPEGWLHLGDQCXHFSSDKLYWLNSRDXGSHLTILHTIEQHVRVLKXARRIGVFDIHFWTCLSYIQKEGDWRFVSLPCLSPFPQLSLCHRYWDQWNSEPDNHQXGRGHGEDCATLDSHSKTWFDVPCDHSYRRICHMDAIRLN; this is translated from the exons ATGGCG GGCATCACAGCCATTGAGGAGAGAGGAAACTACTCCAGCCTGCAGGACTTCACAGATCAGCTGACACCTGGAGGGAACAGGCCCTTTCTCGAACACACAGcaacagtgt GCTCCCAGGGACTGAAGCGGGGCATTGGGTGTTTGAGGAGTCAGGCAGCTCTCCTGATGGTTATTGGCTTTTTGGCCTCAATCTACGCCAACGTCGTACTCACtgtactct tGATTGGCATGCTGTTGCCAGGTGCTTCCCTGGATTCTTCATCTCTGGGTTTGAACTTCACCTCGGTTCAAAGACGTAACATCCAGCTGTGTGATGACAACGCCGCCCTGGGACAGAGCTGTTCAAAGACAG TTAAGCAGTGTAGGGATTGTCCTGAAGGATGGCTTCATCTTGGGGATCAGTGTTAACACTTCAGCAGTGACAAGCTGTACTGGCTGAACAGTAGAGA GGGCAGCCATCTTACCATACTGCACACTATAGAACAGCAtgtgagagtgt TAAAATAAGCCAGGAGGATTGGTGTATTTGAT ATCCACTTCTGGACCTGCCTGTCTTATATACAGAAAGAAGGAGACTGGAGAT TTGTGAGCTTACCCTGTCTATCTCCCTTTCCTCAACTCTCCCTCTGTCACAGATACTGGGATCAGTGGAACTCAGAGCCAGATAACCACCAGTAAGGCAGGGGACATGGAGAGGACTGCGCCACCTTAGACAGCCACTCAAAGACATGGTTTGATGTTCCTTGTGATCACAGTTATAGACGGATCTGCCATATGGATGCCATTCGGCTCAACTGA
- the LOC123968490 gene encoding T-cell surface glycoprotein CD4-like yields the protein MKNSIQSVLILIAVLMSTTGADEVVYVQVGKTVTLKAPAGNNVQKFYLYWYFGDDFQLAWRNNKGGKGFTGDDKWKNNLSWSGDSLVIENIQQVHLGSFVCKVIDKIANRNIETIRYKLLKLNVSMNPPSPLLPGESMSLFCDAESPQSHKKPGIAWLNPQEVKMNSHQGLFKGKATGQYNGQWTCVVTNEGKEHRVTVSVTVVDLSPAPLHPQYTSTSTPLTVPCSIPKHISWDQIKAKGIQGVHWDFIPKYGSSLFSGGPQRLFSLSLDNQLTWKKDQDRELTPVPDVKNGNLSLTRNRGKEEDAGDYVCTLNFTNGVTLKRTVHVNVLQIISSPGTDLISGQQVNLTCSLSYPVPSDLQVKWLPPEQSQMFPLRSDHYPANLSWEVGTGDGGKWRCELQQNGTWLTSAVIMLKIEPKLSVWMKLTICSATVIIILLTIFVFIFYRRRQRKMRHHRHRLCQCKNPKPKGFYRT from the exons ATGAAGAACTCAATTCAGTCCGTCCTCATTCTCATCGCTGTGCTCATGTCAACAACAG GGGCGGATGAGGTGGTATATGTTCAGGTGGGAAAGACTGTTACCCTTAAGGCTCCAGCAGGGAATAATGTACAAAAGTTTTATTTGTACTGGTACTTTGGGGATGACTTTCAGCTTGCCTGGCGCAATAACAAAGGCGGAAAGGGGTTCACAG GTGATGataaatggaaaaacaacttGTCCTGGTCAGGCGACTCACTGGTCATCGAAAACATCCAGCAAGTACACTTAGGGTCTTTTGTCTGTAAAGTGATAGATAAAATTGCGAATCGCAACATTGAGACCATCAGATATAAACTACTCAAACTCAACG TTTCTATGAACCcaccctctcctctgctgcctgGGGAATCTATGTCTCTGTTCTGCGACGCAGAGTCTCCTCAGAGTCACAAAAAGCCAGGGATTGCATGGCTGAATCCTCAGGAAGTGAAAATGAATAGTCACCAAGGACTATTTAAAGGGAAAGCCACAGGCCAATACAATGGCCAGTGGACCTGTGTTGTGACAAACGAAGGAAAAGAACACAGGGTCACAGTGTCTGTTACAGTTGTGG ACCTCTCCCCAGCTCCTCTACATCCTCAGTATACGTCAACATCCACACCTCTCACTGTCCCCTGTTCCATTCCCAAACACATCTCCTGGGATCAAATCAAAGCCAAGGGCATCCAGGGAGTTCACTGGGACTTCATCCCTAAATATGGCTCGAGTCTCTTTTCTGGTGGTCCACAGAGGctcttctcactctctctggATAATCAACTGACCTGGAAGAAAGACCAAGACCGTGAACTGACTCCTGTACCAGACGTTAAAAATGGAAATCTGTCTTTGACCAGAAATCGAGGGAAAGAAGAAGATGCAGGAGACTACGTGTGCACCCTGAATTTCACAAATGGTGTAACTCTGAAAAGAACTgtacatgtaaatgttttgcaaa TCATCTCCTCTCCAGGAACAGACCTAATTTCTGGCCAGCAGGTCAACCTGACTTGCAGCCTTAGCTATCCTGTGCCCTCTGATCTACAAGTGAAATGGCTTCCACCTGAACAATCGCAAATGTTTCCTCTGAGATCTGACCATTACCCCGCCAATCTCAGTTGGGAAGTGGGGACAGGAGATGGCGGAAAATGGAGGTGTGAGCTTCAGCAGAACGGCACATGGCTGACGTCAGCTGTGATAATGCTAAAGATCG AGCCCAAGCTGAGTGTGTGGATGAAGTTGACCATATGCAGTGCCACAGTCATCATAATCCTCCTCACCATCTTCGTTTTCATCTTCTACCGACGCAGACAA CGGAAGATGAGACATCACAGGCATAGACTCTGCCAATGCAAAAA CCCAAAGCCCAAAGGATTCTACAGGACATAA